One Archangium lipolyticum genomic region harbors:
- a CDS encoding DUF6178 family protein, translated as MSNGKGNGSSGNGSDTQRALSAVRRQLASLPARRRLDALIESRDARALVRSLPAEDLYFTIMEVGLADSTELVHLASPEQFRTFVDLGGWKKDKLSLHEVLTWLRAARGDEPEDFLQKLRGVDTEVLESLLREFTVIHDLEENPDVNPEGVTMETPEGRYLVEFKGVEGPELAGMRSLLNDLIADNPFEAVRFLEATRWEVPGELEETAHRFRTARLQDLGFPPLEEAVRLFSRVDTGPAPAPSAGTALVAGQGQPDYLEAAFRGLDELERENLETELRYLANATLVAEVEEPGELDAIRRVGEMARDYLLLGLEHLTGGDPSRATQVVRDTEMRRVFQVGFSLTLELKFRADRLMKQPLAQVEGMPLLFPEEAAAIEALRRKRPRRALKVPGAEAVPFRSRRELASSGEVLARAEAQVALLGALLGGSQKQAREVLARFGVEPNTLGAEHLFAAVVALALLEGRVDPRPVPSGRGDELGALLFEGTPEAPRLRAGVVDRAVAVLEPAVPESARPELRRMVKTTLARLLEELAPSFLQEGKLNPIASVLLPMESGKP; from the coding sequence GTGTCGAACGGCAAGGGAAACGGAAGCAGTGGGAATGGAAGTGACACCCAGCGCGCGCTGAGCGCCGTGCGCCGGCAACTCGCGTCGCTGCCCGCCCGGAGGCGGCTCGATGCGCTCATCGAGTCGCGCGACGCGCGCGCCCTGGTGCGCTCGCTGCCCGCGGAGGACCTCTACTTCACCATCATGGAGGTGGGGCTGGCGGACTCGACCGAGCTCGTCCACCTGGCGTCGCCGGAGCAGTTCCGCACCTTCGTGGACCTGGGCGGATGGAAGAAGGACAAGCTCTCGCTGCACGAGGTGCTCACCTGGCTGCGTGCCGCGCGCGGGGACGAGCCCGAGGACTTCCTCCAGAAGCTGCGCGGGGTGGACACGGAGGTGCTCGAGTCGCTGCTGCGCGAGTTCACCGTCATCCACGACCTGGAGGAGAACCCGGACGTCAACCCGGAGGGCGTGACGATGGAGACGCCCGAGGGCCGCTACCTGGTGGAGTTCAAGGGCGTGGAGGGTCCGGAGCTGGCCGGGATGCGCTCCCTGCTCAACGATCTGATCGCGGACAACCCCTTCGAGGCGGTGCGCTTTCTGGAGGCCACGCGCTGGGAGGTGCCCGGAGAGCTGGAGGAGACGGCGCACCGCTTCCGCACGGCGCGGCTGCAGGATCTGGGCTTCCCGCCGTTGGAGGAGGCGGTGAGGCTCTTCAGCCGGGTGGACACGGGGCCGGCGCCGGCGCCGTCCGCGGGCACGGCGCTGGTGGCGGGGCAGGGCCAGCCGGACTACCTGGAGGCCGCCTTCCGGGGCCTGGACGAGCTGGAGCGGGAGAACCTGGAGACCGAGCTGCGCTACCTGGCCAACGCCACGCTGGTGGCCGAGGTGGAGGAGCCGGGCGAGCTGGATGCCATCCGGCGCGTGGGCGAGATGGCGCGCGACTACCTGCTACTGGGATTGGAGCACCTGACGGGAGGAGATCCGTCGCGGGCCACGCAGGTGGTGCGCGACACGGAGATGCGGCGCGTCTTCCAGGTGGGCTTCTCCCTGACCCTGGAGCTCAAGTTCCGCGCGGACCGGCTGATGAAGCAGCCGCTGGCGCAGGTGGAGGGCATGCCGCTGCTGTTCCCGGAGGAGGCCGCGGCCATCGAGGCGTTGCGCCGCAAGCGCCCGCGCCGCGCGTTGAAGGTGCCCGGAGCGGAGGCGGTGCCCTTCCGCTCGAGGCGCGAGCTGGCCTCCAGCGGGGAGGTGCTGGCACGGGCGGAGGCGCAGGTGGCGCTGTTGGGTGCGCTGCTGGGTGGCTCGCAGAAGCAGGCGCGCGAGGTGCTGGCCCGCTTCGGCGTGGAGCCGAACACCCTGGGGGCGGAGCACCTCTTCGCCGCCGTGGTGGCCCTGGCGCTGCTGGAGGGAAGGGTGGACCCGAGGCCGGTGCCCTCGGGGCGGGGCGATGAGCTGGGGGCGCTGCTCTTCGAGGGTACTCCGGAGGCCCCGCGCCTGCGTGCGGGCGTGGTTGATCGCGCGGTGGCGGTGCTGGAGCCGGCGGTGCCCGAGTCGGCGCGGCCCGAGCTGCGCCGCATGGTGAAGACGACGCTCGCCCGCCTGCTGGAGGAGCTTGCGCCCTCGTTCCTCCAGGAGGGCAAGTTGAACCCGATCGCCTCCGTTCTGCTGCCCATGGAAAGCGGAAAGCCGTAA